A single region of the Salvia splendens isolate huo1 chromosome 18, SspV2, whole genome shotgun sequence genome encodes:
- the LOC121775866 gene encoding pyrophosphate--fructose 6-phosphate 1-phosphotransferase subunit beta-like has translation MAAAAVVSNGNHAAVQAPSTGRFASGYSEVQNSRLDHSLPLPSVLKSSLKVVDGPPSSAAGNPDEIAKLFPCLFGQPSVNMVPGDSAGELAPKALKIGVVLSGGQAPGGHNVISGIFDYLQDRCKGSTLYGFRGGPAGIMKGKYVVLTPEYIYPYRNQGGFDMICSGRDKIETPEQFKQAADTAVKLDLDGLVVIGGDDSNTNACLLAENFRSKNLKTRVIGCPKTIDGDLKSKEVPTSFGFDTACKIYAEMIGNVMVDARSTGKYYHFVRLMGRAASHITLECALQTHPNVTLIGEEVAAKKQTLKNVTDYIADVICKRAEFGYNYGVILIPEGLIDFIPEVQQLISELNEILAHDVVDEAGIWKKKLTPQSLELFDFLPQAIQEQLMLERDPHGNVQVAKIETEKMLIQMVETELEVRKQASAYKGQFKGQSHFFGYEGRCGLPSNFDATYCNALGYAAGVLLHSGKTGLISSVGNLAAPVAEWTVGGTALTSLMDVERRHGKFKPVIKKAMVELEGAPFKKYVSMREEWALKNLYINPGPIQFVGPTADKVNHTLLLELGYQI, from the exons ATGGCCGCTGCTGCAGTTGTTTCCAACGGCAATCACGCCGCCGTTCAAGCTCCGTCCACCGGCCGCTTCGCCTCTGGTTACAGCGAAGTACAGAACAGCCGCCTCGATCACTCTCTCCCCCTTCCTTCCGTTCTCAAAAGCTCCTTGAAAGTTGTCGACGGTCCTCCTAGCTCCGCCGCCGGAAATCCAG ATGAGATTGCAAAATTGTTTCCTTGTCTTTTTGGACAACCATCAGTAAACATGGTACCAGGAGATTCTGCTGGTGAACTGGCGCCCAAAGCATTGAAGATTGGTGTGGTTTTGTCCGGAGGACAAGCCCCTGGAGGGCACAATGTTATTTCTGGAATTTTTG ATTACCTGCAGGATCGTTGCAAAGGGAGCACGTTGTATGGATTCCGTGGCGGGCCAGCTGGGATTATGAAGGGCAAGTACGTAGTGCTGACCCCTGAGTATATCTATCCTTACAGAAACCAG GGTGGATTTGATATGATTTGCAGTGGGAGAGACAAAATTGAGACTCCGGAACAg TTTAAACAAGCTGCAGATACAGCAGTTAAGCTTGATCTAGATGGTCTTGTAGTTATTGGTGGAGATGATTCAAACACAAATGCCTGCCTTCTGGCGGAAAATTTTCG AAGCAAAAACTTGAAAACCAGAGTTATTGGATGTCCGAAGACCATTGATGGTGATCTAAAAAGTAAAGAGGTGCCAACAAGTTTCGGGTTTGATACTGCATGCAAG ATTTATGCTGAGATGATTGGCAATGTCATGGTGGATGCTCGTTCAACTGGAAAATACTATCACT TTGTTCGACTTATGGGGCGTGCTGCGTCTCATATTACTTTGGAGTGTGCCTTGCAAACTCATCCTAATGTCACTCTAATTGGTGAAGAG GTTGCTGCTAAAAAACAAACCCTTAAAAATGTCACTGACTACATTGCGGATGTGATCTGCAAACGTGCCGAATTTGGCTATAACTATGGTGTTATACTCATCCCTGAAGGGCTTATTGATTTTATTCCAGag GTTCAGCAGCTCATTTCAGAACTGAATGAGATTTTGGCCCATGACGTAGTTGATGAAGCTGGCATTTGGAAAAAGAAACTCACTCCTCAGTCTCTTGAGCTCTTTGATTTTCTACCCCAAGCTATCCAAGAGCAATTGATGCTTGAGAGAGATCCACACGGAAACGTCCAG GTCGCCAAAATTGAAACTGAGAAAATGCTTATTCAAATGGTTGAAACTGAGTTGGAGGTGAGGAAGCAAGCTTCTGCATACAAAGGTCAATTCAAAGGGCAGTCACATTTTTTCGG ATATGAAGGAAGATGTGGTTTACCATCTAATTTTGATGCCACATACTGCAATGCCTTGGGTTATGCTGCTGGTGTATTGCTTCATAGTGGGAAAACTGGATTGATATCCTCG GTCGGAAACTTGGCTGCCCCTGTGGCTGAATGGACTGTCGGTGGAACAGCGCTGACCTCCCTAATGGATGTCGAAAGGAGACATG GTAAGTTCAAGCCAGTGATAAAGAAGGCAATGGTTGAGCTGGAAG GTGCCCCATTCAAGAAATATGTGTCTATGCGGGAGGAGTGGGCTCTTAAAAACCTATACATTAATCCTG GACCGATTCAGTTTGTGGGCCCAACAGCTGATAAAGTGAATCACACCTTATTGCTGGAACTCGGCTATCAAATATAA
- the LOC121777758 gene encoding uncharacterized protein LOC121777758: MEDPHPPPRILPPSRSGSGRRSCGDSNSSPEFEFWMVRNPSLPPPNLLSADELFSDGVLLPLHNLNLAPPREPDADRDLEPEPESSAAESAELTANSALTSSKRWRDIFRKSEKKSGEEGKEKDNRRREKKNGSSAGGAATSAELNINIWPFSRSRSAGNDGNRPRAAAIRKVSSAPCSRSNSRGESKSRKPPTSPGRGGVHLGRSSPVWQVRRGEKKRSEGMENRRRVPIAGGAKSRVLSLNVPVCMGYRQHFSCKSDEMTVGGGGAVAGGEGTRGSGSNLFNIRSMFTKKVY, encoded by the coding sequence ATGGAGGATCCTCATCCTCCGCCTCGAATCCTTCCGCCTTCCCGCAGCGGAAGTGGACGAAGAAGCTGCGGCGACTCCAATTCATCACCTGAATTCGAGTTTTGGATGGTCAGAAACCCCTCTCTCCCGCCTCCGAATCTCCTCTCCGCCGACGAGCTCTTCTCCGACGGCgtcctcctccccctccacaATCTCAACCTCGCTCCGCCGCGCGAGCCCGACGCGGATCGAGATCTGGAACCGGAACCTGAATCCTCCGCTGCTGAATCGGCTGAATTGACGGCGAATTCCGCGTTGACTTCGTCAAAGCGGTGGAGAGATATTTTCAGGAAGAGCGAGAAGAAAAGCGGCGAAGAAGGGAAGGAGAAGGACAATCggaggagagagaagaagaatggAAGCAGCGCTGGCGGCGCCGCGACCTCGGCGGAGCTCAACATCAACATATGGCCGTTCTCCAGGAGCAGATCTGCCGGCAACGACGGAAATCGACCCCGCGCGGCGGCGATTCGGAAGGTGAGCAGCGCGCCGTGCTCTCGCAGCAACTCCAGAGGCGAATCGAAGTCGAGGAAACCTCCTACCAGCCCCGGGAGAGGCGGAGTCCATCTAGGGAGGAGCAGCCCTGTCTGGCAGGTCCGCCGCGGCGAGAAGAAGAGATCGGAAGGAATGGAGAATCGGCGGAGAGTTCCGATCGCCGGCGGTGCTAAATCTAGGGTTCTGAGTTTGAACGTCCCCGTGTGTATGGGCTACCGGCAGCATTTCAGCTGTAAAAGCGATGAGATGACCGTCGGTGGCGGTGGTGCAGTAGCCGGCGGTGAAGGGACACGGGGCAGTGGAAGTAATTTGTTTAATATTAGAAGCATGTTTACCAAGAAAGTGTATTGA